TGCCGACCGCGACGCCGAGCCGCGAGGTGGCGAACCCGGGCGCGTCCCGCACCTCGATCACGGTCTTGCCCAGCTCCTCGGCCCAGCGGCGGACCCGGGCGACCACGTCGGCGGCCACCCCGTCGTGGCGCACCAGCTCGACCAGCTGCTGGACCGGCACGGGGTTGAAGAAGTGCATGCCGAGCACGCGCTCGCCGGGCAGCCCCTCGGCCAGCGCCGAGATCGACAGCGACGACGTGTTGGACGCCAGCACGGCGTCCGGGCACGCCTCGGCGGCGGCCAGGAGCACCTGCCGCTTCAGCCCGATGTCCTCGGGCACGGCCTCGACCACCAGCGCGGCGCCGCGCCCGACCTGCGTGTCCAGCTTCCCGACCACGGTGAGCCGGTCGAGCAGCCCGCCCGGCGGCACGGCCAGCTTGCCGCGCTCGGCGGCCTTGGCCAGCGACGCCTCGACCGCGCGCCGCGCTGCCGCAGCCCGATCCGCTCCCGCCTCGACCAGCACCACGTCGTGCCCGCCCGCGAGCAGCAGGTGGGCCACGCCGGCGCCCATCGTGCCGCCGCCGATCACCACTGAGATCACGGGACCACGACCTCCGCGGCGAACATGGCGACCAGCTCGACCCCGCCGATCTCGGAGAGGTTCGCGCCGGCGGCCTGCCACTCCGGCGTCTGGAACGCGGCCTTCATGGCGTCGGCGGACTCGAAGTGCATCTCGGCCACGATGTGCGGCTCGTGCTCGCCGAGGAAACCGGGCGCGAACACCCGCGAGACCTTCGCGACCTCGGCCCGCACCAGGCCCGGCGTGCGCTCGACCAGCGGCAGGTGGGAGGTGAAGTACGCCTCGTCGAACGCCTCGACGTCGGCGGGTTTCCGGTACAGCGCGATGTACTTGATCATGTGACACCTTCCGTCCCGTTTCGTCTGCGAATGTAACACCGGCACCATGGACGGGTGCGGATCATCCTGCTGCGCCACGGGCAGAGCCTGGGCAACGTCGACGAGCTGGCGTACTGCCGCGTCCCCGACCACGCGCTGCCGCTGACCGAGCTGGGCGAACAGCAGGCCGAGGACGCCGGGCCGCGGGTCAGGGCCATGCTCAACGGCGACCCGGCGGCCGTCTACGTCAGCCCCTACGTGCGGACCAGGGCCACCCTGCGCGGCCTCGACCTCGGCGACCTGGTCGAGCGCACGGTCGCCGAGCCGCGGCTGCGCGAGCAGGACTGGGGCAACCTCCAGGACCCCGTCCAGCAGGAGGTGCTGAAGCACCAGCGCCACGCGTTCGGGCACTTCTTCTTCCGGTTGCCGAACGGCGAGTCCGGCGCGGACGTGGACGACCGGCTGGCCGCGTTCCTGACCGACCTGGAGCACCGGATGCTCGACCCGGCCCACCCCGGCACGGCGCTGGTGGTGTCGCACGGCCTCACCATCCGGCTGCTGTGCCGCCGGCTGCTCGGCTGGAGCATCGAGCTGTTCGAGTCGCTGTCCAACCTGGAGACGTGCGAGGACCGCGTCCTCACCCACGACGGCACGACGTGGCGGCTGGACCGGCCGTTCGACCAGTGGCGGGCGTCCCCGGACGGCGAGACCCAGGGACCGCTGGCCTAGCGCTCAGGCCGGGACGACGTCCGCGACCACGCACACCACGTTGTCCGGGCCGCCGCGCGCGTTGGCCAGGTCGACCAGCCGCGCCGTCGCCCCCTACCGCACCGCCGTGTGGTCGTGCGTGATCCGGAACATCCGGCCGCCGCACGGTCATGGTGGTGCCCTCCCCGGACAGCTGCTCCACGAGGAAGTCGGCGAGGCCGCGCCGGGCGGCGGTGTCCGCCCCGACCCGCGCCCAGCAGGCGCGCACCTCGGCCGCGGCCTCCGCCGGGTCGAGCTCGCACACCAACCGGATGCGGGCCGGCGGCATGCCGAGCCGGCGCAGCCACGCCACCAGCCGGGAGGCCCGCGCGAACGCCCCGGTGGTCAGCAGCTCCACGTCCCCACCCCCTTCCTCGACCGGGCGCCCCGCCCGGCTGGGACCACCGTGCGGCTTCCCCCGGGGTGAAGGTCAACCCTGGTCGCGGGGCGTCCTCGACACCGCGGGGTGGGCACCGCGCTTCACAGCTCCTCCATCTCGTGCCACTCCGAGAACGGGTCCGCGAACTCCAGTTCGGGCCCCAACGCCAACTCCTCGTCCGTCGCCAACGCGCCCTCCAGGGCCGCCAGCACGGACTCGCCGCAGTCCCGCACGCAGACCGCGACGACTTCCTGCCCCCGGTCGCCGAACTCCGGGTCCCACTCCAGCGACGCGAACGCCCGCCGTTCCGGGTCCTCCTCGGACCAGTCGTCCACGTCGGCCAGCCACGTGCCGACCGCGCCGACGCCCAGCCCGCCGCCCGCCGACTCCAGCCACATCACCCGGGACGGCTGGCTGATCAACCAGATCCGGCCGCGCGAGCGCACGACACCGTCCAGCAGCGCGTCCAGGGCGTCGTGCAGCCGCATCGGGTGGAACGGCCGCCGCGCGGTGAACCGCACCACCGACACGCCCGCCGCCGGTTCCAGGGGCGCGCCGTGCAGCAGCGACCCGAACACGGGCGTGAACCGCCGTCCCACGGGCACCGCCAACAGGGCGCGTGCATCCAAAGAGGACAGTTCGAACCTCGGCGTGCCGGGCGCGACCCGGTCCAGCACGGCGGTCAGCACGTCGTCGCCGCCCGGCCCGGTCAGCACCAGCGCGTCGGCGAACTCCACCTGTCCGACCACGACCTGCGCCACGGTCCGCTCGTCGGACGGCAACCCGATGCCCCGCTCGCCCAGCGTCACCTCGCCGGTCGCGTCGGCCAGCCACGTGGCCCGGTCGACCACCGCCACCACCGACTCGACCCGCACCCCCTCCGGCCGCAGCGCCAGGCACACCGCCTCCGGTTCCAGCGCCGGGTCGAGGTCGAGCACCACCCGGCCGCCCAGCGACGCCAGCAGCGGCAGCAGGTCCTGCCGCAGCGTGCACGACACGCACCCGTGCGCGAGCGCCAGCTCGGTCGGCACGCCGTCGACCCACCGGCGCACGAGCCCGGACTCCAGCCCCGACAGGTCGTGCCGCACGAGCACCGACCCCGGCGAGGCGCGCCAGACCTCCTCGGCGACGCCGTGGGCACCCATCCCGGCCACCATAACGACAACGGTTTCCACACAGCCACCCTAAACGACAACGATTGTCGTTTCAATGAGGAACCGCCACGCGAGCGCCACCACTCAGGCGCACCGACACGCAGGCGTGACCACTGTGGACCGGAAGCAGCGCCGGATCGCCGCCGCCGTCAAGAACGCGCGGGAGACGGCGCCGCCGCCCTGTCCCTCACGAGGCCGCTGAGCGAGGCGGTGCCGGCCACCACCAGCACCGCCAGCGCGGGCCAGTCGGCCACCAGCCGCCCCTCGTCGCCGACCACGAAGCTCCCGTACAGGCCCCAGCACTGCAGCGCGGTGAGCGCCGCGCCGGCCACCGTCGTCCACCACGACACGACCACCACGACCACCACCAGCAGGAGCAGCGCGAACACCGGCCAGCTCCCCGCCAGCGCGGTCACCACGACGCCGCCCGCGAAGCCGAGCGCGGACCCGTGCACTGTTCCGACCATGACGGGCCATTCAACGCCCGGTTGAGACGGACGCCACCTCCCGCGGACCAGGTTCACCGGATCGCGTGAGGCACGATCGTCCGAATGAGCTTCTACGACGTCCTGCACCGCCGGAGGGACACCCGGGGCGAGTTCACCGGCGCCCCGATCCGGCCCGAGGTGCTGCGCCGGGTGCTCACCGCCGCGCACGCCGCGCCCAGCGTGGGCCTGTCCCAGCCGTGGGACTTCATCGTCGTGCGCGACGAGCACACCCGCCGCGCGTTCCGCGACCACGTCCAGGCCGAGCGCAGCGTCTTCGCCGCCGAGCTGGACGCCCGGCAGGCCGAGCTGTTCGCCCGGATCAAGGTCGAGGGCATCCTCGAATCCACCGTGGGCGTGGTCGTCACCTACGACCCCGACCGCGGCTCGCCGGCCGTGCTCGGCAGGCACGCCATCGCCGACGCGGGCCTGTACTCGGTGTGCCTGGCCATCCAGAACCTGTGGCTGGCCGCCACCGCCGAGGGCCTGGGCGTCGGCTGGGTCAGCTTCTACCGCGAGGACGTGCTGCGCAGGCTGCTCGACGTCCCCCAACCCCTCCGCCCGGTCGCCTGGCTGT
This genomic window from Saccharothrix sp. HUAS TT1 contains:
- a CDS encoding 3-hydroxyacyl-CoA dehydrogenase family protein, with amino-acid sequence MISVVIGGGTMGAGVAHLLLAGGHDVVLVEAGADRAAAARRAVEASLAKAAERGKLAVPPGGLLDRLTVVGKLDTQVGRGAALVVEAVPEDIGLKRQVLLAAAEACPDAVLASNTSSLSISALAEGLPGERVLGMHFFNPVPVQQLVELVRHDGVAADVVARVRRWAEELGKTVIEVRDAPGFATSRLGVAVGMEAIRMLEEGVASAEDVDTGMRLGYGWPMGPLRLTDLVGLDVRLAIAEHLAAELGPRFAPPALLREKVAAGHLGRKTGQGFFTW
- a CDS encoding EthD family reductase, translating into MIKYIALYRKPADVEAFDEAYFTSHLPLVERTPGLVRAEVAKVSRVFAPGFLGEHEPHIVAEMHFESADAMKAAFQTPEWQAAGANLSEIGGVELVAMFAAEVVVP
- a CDS encoding histidine phosphatase family protein; the encoded protein is MRIILLRHGQSLGNVDELAYCRVPDHALPLTELGEQQAEDAGPRVRAMLNGDPAAVYVSPYVRTRATLRGLDLGDLVERTVAEPRLREQDWGNLQDPVQQEVLKHQRHAFGHFFFRLPNGESGADVDDRLAAFLTDLEHRMLDPAHPGTALVVSHGLTIRLLCRRLLGWSIELFESLSNLETCEDRVLTHDGTTWRLDRPFDQWRASPDGETQGPLA
- a CDS encoding GTP-binding protein, yielding MGAHGVAEEVWRASPGSVLVRHDLSGLESGLVRRWVDGVPTELALAHGCVSCTLRQDLLPLLASLGGRVVLDLDPALEPEAVCLALRPEGVRVESVVAVVDRATWLADATGEVTLGERGIGLPSDERTVAQVVVGQVEFADALVLTGPGGDDVLTAVLDRVAPGTPRFELSSLDARALLAVPVGRRFTPVFGSLLHGAPLEPAAGVSVVRFTARRPFHPMRLHDALDALLDGVVRSRGRIWLISQPSRVMWLESAGGGLGVGAVGTWLADVDDWSEEDPERRAFASLEWDPEFGDRGQEVVAVCVRDCGESVLAALEGALATDEELALGPELEFADPFSEWHEMEEL
- the bluB gene encoding 5,6-dimethylbenzimidazole synthase: MSFYDVLHRRRDTRGEFTGAPIRPEVLRRVLTAAHAAPSVGLSQPWDFIVVRDEHTRRAFRDHVQAERSVFAAELDARQAELFARIKVEGILESTVGVVVTYDPDRGSPAVLGRHAIADAGLYSVCLAIQNLWLAATAEGLGVGWVSFYREDVLRRLLDVPQPLRPVAWLCLGPVAHLPGAPDLERHGWRNRLPLEEVLHEERYTRRSGR